From the Alternaria dauci strain A2016 chromosome 2, whole genome shotgun sequence genome, one window contains:
- a CDS encoding 60S ribosomal protein uL18: protein MPFSKLQKNDAYFSRYQVKYKRRRQGKTDYYARKRLITQAKNKYNAPKYRLVVRFTNKDIICQIVHSEIGGDKVFCAAYAHELKAYGITHGLTNWSSAYATGLLLARRVLKKLELDEAFTGVEEADGEFTLTEAAEVDGEERRPFKVFLDVGLTRTSTGARVFGAMKGCSDGGVFVPHSENRFPGYDIEGKELDAETLRKYIFGGHVAEYMETLADDDEERYKSQFSGYIEDDIEADGLEELYQDAHKQIREDPWKKEESDAPKKSKDEWKAESQKYRSKKLTKAEKEERVKAKIAEITA, encoded by the exons ATGCCTTTC TCCAAGCTCCAGAAGAACGACGCCTACTTCTCGCGGTACCAAGTCAAGTACAAGCGCCGCAGGCAGGGAAAGA CCGACTACTATGCCCGTAAGCGGTTGATCACCCAGGCCAAGAACAAGTACAATGCGCCCAAGTACCGCCTCGTCGTCCGCTTCACCAACAAGGACATCATCTGCCAAATCGTCCACTCCGAGATTGGTGGTGACAAGGTCTTCTGCGCTGCTTA CGCCCACGAGCTGAAGGCTTACGGCATCACCCACGGTCTTACCAACTGGTCTTCCGCGTACGCCACCGGTCTGCTCCTTGCCCGTCGTGTcctcaagaagctcgagCTTGACGAGGCCTTCACTGGTGTTGAGGAGGCCGACGGTGAGTTCACCCTCACCGAGGCCGCCGAGGTTGATGGCGAGGAGCGCCGCCCATTCAAGGTCTTCTTGGATGTCGGTCTCACCCGTACCTCGACTGGTGCCCGTGTCTTCGGTGCCATGAAGGGTTGCTCCGACGGTGGTGTCTTCGTTCCCCACTCCGAGAACCGCTTCCCCGGTTACGATATCGAAGGCAAGGAGCTCGACGCCGAGACCCTCCGCAAGTACATCTTCGGTGGTCACGTCGCTGAGTACATGGAGACCCttgccgacgacgacgaggagcGCTACAAGTCTCAGTTCAGCGGCTACATCGAGGACGACATCGAGGCCGACGGTCTTGAGGAGCTCTATCAGGACGCACACAAGCAGATCCGTGAGGACCCCTGGAAGAAGGAGGAGAGCGATGCTCCCAAGAAGTCCAAGGACGAGTGGAAGGCCGAGTCCCAGAAGTACAGGAGCAAGAAGCTCACCAAGGCCGAGAAGGAGGAGCGTGTCAAGGCCAAGATCGCCGAGATCACCGCCTAA